From the genome of Hymenobacter gelipurpurascens:
GGCCTGGCCAAAACCAACCCGCTATTGGCCTTTGTGATGACAGTAGCCATGCTGTCTTTGGCGGGCATACCGCTCACGGGAGGATTCTTCGGCAAGTTCTTCATCTTCTCGGCGGCGGTAGAAAATGGCTATATCGGTCTGGTTGTATTTGCCGTCGTGATGTCGATGGTGAGCATCTACTACTACCTGCGTCCTATCATTGCCATGTACATGCGCGACACCGATGTGACGACTGCCGAGCCAGTGTATGTGGGCTCGTTCCAATCGGTGGCCCTGCTTGCGCTGGCGTTGCTGACAGTAGTGTTGGGCGTGCTGCCCGGTCTGATAAGCGGTATTCTGTAAGCTGAATTTTACTTGCATACAACGACAAAGGAGTGGCTCGGAGGCCACTCCTTTGTCGTTGTATAGGCCTAGGCCACTCTCCTACTTCTTCAGCACCCGAACACTGATACGCCGGTTCAGGGCGCGGCCTTCAGGGCTATTATTGGAGGTCAGGAAGAACTTACCGCCGTAGCCTTTCGCCTCCACCCGATTAATGTCGACTCCCATGGCTCCTAAGGCAAGCATAGCCGTTTTGGCGCGCTCCTCGCTTAGCTTATAGTTATTTAGCGCATTGCCGGTACTATCGGTATAGCCGCCGAACTTTACCTTGGCTGTCGGGAATGTTTTCAGGATGCTGGCAATATTGCGTAGCTGCTGCTGCGAATCGCCCGTCAGGGTAGCCTGTCCGGGGTCAAAATAAACCCGGTCGCAGTTGATCCAGCCTTTGGTGCGGTTCACAGAATCTACCTGCATTCCAGGGTCGGCCAGAAACGTGTATAGCCGATTTTCGGTGGAGTTCAGCCCCACTTTCTGCACGGTACCATCGGCGAGCTGCAGAATTGTGGGCTGGCCTGTATCGTAGATGTAAGTATCAGATTCCAAGTCGTAATGCCCGGCTGCTACTCCCGTATTGGCGGTGGCCACGGGCGCGGCAGGCCTGCTTTCCTCGCCTCCTCCCATCAGGGAAGCAGTAGAGGCTGTGGTTAAGGCGTTGCCGTTGGTAAGGGCCGATAGTCGGTCGTGCCCCAGGAAGTAGCCTAGGCCTACCGCGAGCAGAACTATTCCGCCCCATTGCCAGCGCATTGAGCCTCTGGGCAAATCTTGGGGAGCCTGGGCCGGTGGCGTATAGGCCATGCCGCCACCAACGCTCGTCCAGGAGCCAGGAGCTACGCCTGTGGAGGCCAATGCACTGCCTGGCATTGCTTTCTCTAGGTAAGGCTCTGCCTGTGGCTTGCGGATGAAACCGGGCAGGGCATGCATAATATCGGCCTCCTGCCACTGCAACCAGGCCAGCAGCCCGGGCGCCTGCAACTGGTGTTGGCTGGCATAGGCCCCCAAGGCTCCCAGAGTAAGCGCCACTGCACCGCCCAGAATGCCTTCCGCAGCGGCCGTTCGTACGCCTGTTGCGGCTGCCATGCGCTGGAGCGTCATGCCATACGCCTCAGCAAGCAGGCTTTCCATAATGGCGGTGCC
Proteins encoded in this window:
- a CDS encoding OmpA family protein, which produces MHHQLNVIVMEQKVLDVMMSSFSEEAVSLLSNKFQEEESKARQAVIQAIPLVVNCLLTRGQREDGAETIWQLAHEAAAAGLPHEVQALSSTNWISRGTAIMESLLAEAYGMTLQRMAAATGVRTAAAEGILGGAVALTLGALGAYASQHQLQAPGLLAWLQWQEADIMHALPGFIRKPQAEPYLEKAMPGSALASTGVAPGSWTSVGGGMAYTPPAQAPQDLPRGSMRWQWGGIVLLAVGLGYFLGHDRLSALTNGNALTTASTASLMGGGEESRPAAPVATANTGVAAGHYDLESDTYIYDTGQPTILQLADGTVQKVGLNSTENRLYTFLADPGMQVDSVNRTKGWINCDRVYFDPGQATLTGDSQQQLRNIASILKTFPTAKVKFGGYTDSTGNALNNYKLSEERAKTAMLALGAMGVDINRVEAKGYGGKFFLTSNNSPEGRALNRRISVRVLKK